The following are from one region of the Canis lupus dingo isolate Sandy chromosome 19, ASM325472v2, whole genome shotgun sequence genome:
- the LOC112642780 gene encoding cofilin-1-like: MKVQKSSTPEEVKKRKKAVLFCLSEDKKDIILEEGKEILVGTVGQNVDNPFAIFVKMLPDKDCRYALYDATYETKKNKKEDLVFIFWASESAPFKSKMIYASFKDAINKKKLTRIKHELQANCDEEVKDRCTLAEKLGVVPSSLWRASLCEPPPAPCLEHLAAPDLPMGVAAAPFLPDQRDSGDPSRGRAISSPQLPNSPLTPWTFLLPLSLMVLAFPNPF, from the coding sequence ATGAAGGTACAGAAGTCTTCAACACCAGAGGAGGTGAAGAAGCGCAAGAAGGCAGTACTTTTCTGCCTGAGTGAGGACAAGAAGGACATCATCCTTGAGGAGGGCAAGGAGATCCTGGTAGGTACTGTGGGCCAGAATGTAGACAACCCCTTCGCCATCTTTGTCAAGATGCTACCAGACAAGGACTGCCGCTATGCCCTCTATGATGCAACCTATGAGACcaagaagaacaagaaggagGACCTGGTGTTTATCTTCTGGGCATCTGAATCTGCACCCTTTAAGAGCAAAATGATTTATGCCAGCTTCAAGGATGCCATCAATAAAAAAAAGCTGACCAGGATCAAGCATGAATTACAAGCAAACTGCGATGAGGAGGTCAAGGACCGCTGCACCCTGGCAGAGAAACTGGGGGTAGTGCCATCATCTCTCTGGAGGGCAAGCCTTTGtgagccccctccagccccctgcctggaGCATCTGGCAGCCCCAGACCTGCCCATGGGGGTTGCAGCTGCCCCCTTCCTGCCAGACCAAAGGGACTCGGGGGAtcccagcagggggagggcaaTCTCTTCACCCCAGTTGCCAAACAGCCCCCTCACCCCCTggaccttcctcctccctctatcCCTGATGGTTCTGGCTTTCCCAAACCCCTTTTGA